Proteins encoded within one genomic window of Bacillus thuringiensis:
- a CDS encoding HD domain-containing protein produces the protein MHRITLEQIFKHHITQKYVNRSGMVHAIAVAYHAFHLAKKHHASVDAATKAGFLHDIGHHTWYTGGEWDYDLYKKNDIHAIKGAERAHKLLIRLGEHPKLAKEISIAILLHTDSFLVEQEIERTSLQNIIKWADEADEEPGGAHHYRTISYEKALKAIQQLDRLVERELQIEQSKSNNKTEHSYQ, from the coding sequence ATGCACCGTATTACGCTTGAACAAATTTTTAAACACCATATTACACAAAAATACGTAAATCGTTCTGGGATGGTCCACGCGATTGCTGTCGCTTACCATGCGTTTCACTTAGCTAAAAAGCATCACGCCTCAGTCGATGCTGCGACAAAAGCTGGTTTCCTTCATGATATCGGACATCATACGTGGTACACAGGCGGCGAATGGGACTATGATTTATATAAAAAGAATGATATACACGCAATTAAAGGCGCAGAAAGAGCTCATAAATTACTTATTAGATTAGGAGAACATCCGAAACTAGCAAAAGAAATTTCTATCGCAATTCTCCTTCATACAGATTCTTTCTTAGTAGAACAAGAAATTGAAAGAACATCTCTTCAAAACATTATTAAATGGGCGGATGAAGCAGATGAAGAACCGGGCGGAGCGCATCATTATCGAACAATTTCTTATGAAAAAGCGCTAAAAGCAATTCAACAGTTAGATCGATTGGTAGAGCGTGAATTACAAATAGAGCAATCGAAATCAAACAACAAAACAGAACATAGTTATCAATGA
- a CDS encoding DUF4179 domain-containing protein produces MKDPYEMLNDIKMDENEYEEINLTHIEKKKMKKRIRKKIKTNKAHTKRNVTIVTSAAALFIMMMTVDMRRMIADIPLIGSKMEDYVNSRGEPLKEYKTTIGQTVYDNGVEVRLDEVIIDEGQIIVNSTFKSSRINLEGSYPSPDIYINGKQLNGSGSGGDKKINEYTYTFFSNIDLKDGEMNPLEIHGECDIQVVYRDISLKEENSTWKGEWGFSFKASGDKLKAETKTIPIHKHFKLENGQKIEVENLKVSPISTKLNYKMLNGKKLEVKFIARDQDGNELIPHSGLTLSKNSYWRFEKLEDRVTKIILTPVLTSGEEGEKKTDYRKVLTEEEFEVVIKE; encoded by the coding sequence ATGAAAGATCCATATGAAATGTTAAATGATATAAAAATGGATGAGAATGAATATGAAGAGATTAACTTAACTCACATAGAGAAAAAGAAAATGAAAAAGCGAATTCGTAAAAAAATAAAAACGAACAAAGCTCATACGAAACGGAATGTAACTATTGTAACATCTGCTGCTGCATTATTTATCATGATGATGACTGTAGATATGAGAAGGATGATTGCAGATATACCGTTAATCGGAAGTAAAATGGAAGACTACGTAAACAGTAGAGGTGAACCTTTAAAAGAATATAAAACGACAATAGGACAAACAGTTTATGATAACGGTGTAGAAGTGAGGTTAGATGAAGTGATAATAGATGAGGGACAGATTATTGTTAATAGTACGTTTAAGTCTAGTCGGATCAATTTAGAGGGCTCTTATCCTAGCCCTGATATTTATATAAATGGAAAACAGTTAAATGGTAGCGGTAGCGGCGGGGACAAGAAAATAAATGAATACACGTATACATTTTTCTCAAATATAGATTTAAAAGATGGTGAAATGAACCCTCTAGAAATTCATGGAGAATGTGATATACAAGTTGTATATAGAGATATCTCTTTAAAAGAAGAGAATTCAACATGGAAAGGAGAATGGGGCTTTTCCTTTAAAGCATCTGGAGACAAATTAAAAGCTGAAACGAAAACAATCCCAATCCATAAACATTTTAAATTAGAAAATGGTCAAAAAATAGAAGTGGAAAATTTAAAAGTTTCTCCTATATCTACGAAATTGAACTATAAAATGTTGAATGGAAAAAAATTAGAGGTGAAATTTATCGCGAGAGATCAAGATGGAAACGAGTTAATACCACATTCAGGTCTTACCTTATCCAAAAATAGTTATTGGCGATTTGAAAAGCTAGAAGATCGTGTAACGAAAATTATACTGACGCCTGTCCTAACTTCTGGTGAAGAAGGAGAAAAGAAAACGGATTATCGAAAAGTGTTAACGGAAGAAGAGTTTGAAGTTGTTATAAAAGAGTAA
- a CDS encoding TrmH family RNA methyltransferase, which translates to MIRQEEREIHIMKNIDSVQNPRVKQWKKLQTKKERDKKGLFFVEGFHLVEEALKAGVVTELIVSDQTDLPKDWTVNDVEMYIVPEAIVKVLRETETTQGVFAVCEKHESEVALTDGKFLLLDGLQDPGNLGTIIRTADAAGIHAVVLGEGCVDAYNSKVLRSTQGSIFHLPVVKGNLEEWVDKLKENNVPVYGTALENGVPYGEVTPTGSFALIVGNEGSGVSQEILAKTDQNLYIPIYGGAESLNVAVAAGILTYYLQSPVANK; encoded by the coding sequence ATGATAAGACAAGAAGAGAGGGAAATACATATTATGAAAAACATTGATTCAGTACAAAATCCGCGTGTGAAGCAGTGGAAAAAGCTGCAGACGAAAAAAGAGCGCGATAAAAAAGGTTTATTTTTTGTTGAAGGATTCCACTTAGTGGAGGAAGCTTTAAAGGCAGGAGTTGTAACAGAACTTATCGTTTCAGATCAGACAGACCTTCCGAAAGATTGGACAGTTAATGATGTGGAAATGTATATTGTGCCTGAAGCAATCGTAAAAGTACTTCGTGAAACAGAAACGACGCAAGGTGTATTTGCTGTTTGTGAGAAACACGAGAGTGAAGTAGCTCTTACTGATGGGAAGTTTCTTCTATTAGATGGCCTGCAAGACCCAGGTAATTTAGGGACAATTATTCGTACAGCTGATGCAGCTGGTATTCATGCCGTTGTGCTTGGAGAAGGATGCGTTGATGCATATAATAGTAAAGTGCTTCGTTCTACACAAGGTTCTATTTTCCACTTACCAGTTGTAAAAGGGAACTTAGAAGAATGGGTAGATAAGTTAAAAGAAAATAACGTTCCTGTATATGGAACAGCTCTTGAAAATGGAGTTCCCTATGGTGAAGTAACACCAACCGGTAGCTTTGCATTAATTGTAGGAAATGAAGGAAGCGGCGTAAGCCAAGAAATTCTTGCAAAAACGGATCAAAACTTGTATATTCCGATTTACGGCGGGGCAGAATCATTAAATGTTGCGGTTGCAGCAGGGATTTTAACGTATTATTTACAAAGCCCAGTTGCGAACAAATAA
- the sspI gene encoding small acid-soluble spore protein SspI has product MSFNLRGAVLANVSGNSQDQLQETIVDAIQSGEEKMLPGLGVLFEVIWKNADENEKHEMLETLEQGLKK; this is encoded by the coding sequence ATGAGTTTTAATTTACGCGGTGCCGTATTAGCGAATGTATCTGGAAATTCACAAGATCAATTACAAGAAACAATCGTCGATGCAATTCAAAGTGGTGAAGAAAAAATGCTTCCAGGTCTTGGGGTTTTATTTGAAGTCATTTGGAAAAACGCGGATGAAAATGAAAAGCACGAAATGTTAGAAACACTGGAGCAAGGATTAAAAAAATAA
- a CDS encoding CPBP family intramembrane glutamic endopeptidase, with product MQSAIQLSNEQKYSMSWLQFLGVLFILFPCLSLINIILTFLPIELYGYINPNTNKFLLDSIENVSYELVALLLLIAFITKYKPLKELVLPIFDFRVLKSFRMYIYVLIYYVLTLFVDMFVLDKVFPSSVQEQSDALQLSTLDHYPLLLLLAGGIFAPIFEELICRGIFLRFFEEKFTFWPAVILSSLIFGIAHTYSVGVMFSAFVTGIFACLLYKQTKSIVPAILLHILTNVIAFLP from the coding sequence ATGCAATCCGCTATACAACTTTCTAATGAACAGAAATACTCTATGTCATGGTTACAATTTCTTGGAGTTTTATTCATTCTCTTTCCATGTCTCTCATTAATAAATATAATCCTTACATTTTTACCTATTGAGTTATATGGATACATTAACCCAAATACAAATAAATTTTTGCTTGATTCTATAGAAAATGTAAGTTATGAATTAGTTGCCTTACTTTTACTAATTGCATTTATTACGAAATATAAACCACTGAAAGAACTAGTATTACCTATATTCGATTTTCGAGTTTTAAAATCTTTTCGGATGTACATCTATGTTCTCATTTATTATGTACTCACCTTATTTGTAGATATGTTTGTGCTAGATAAAGTATTCCCTTCATCCGTACAAGAACAGTCTGATGCATTACAACTTTCAACACTAGACCACTATCCACTTCTCTTACTTCTAGCTGGTGGAATTTTTGCACCTATTTTTGAAGAACTTATATGCAGAGGGATTTTCCTTCGTTTTTTTGAAGAAAAGTTTACTTTTTGGCCAGCTGTAATTCTCTCAAGTTTAATTTTCGGTATTGCTCATACGTACTCTGTGGGAGTTATGTTTAGTGCATTTGTTACTGGAATTTTCGCTTGTTTATTGTACAAACAAACTAAATCCATTGTTCCAGCAATACTATTACATATCTTGACCAATGTAATTGCTTTTTTACCTTAA